One part of the Paenibacillus silvisoli genome encodes these proteins:
- a CDS encoding YycC family protein produces MTQPLQLSPETAVKLAKELNVPLEHLMHMPKHILLQKIAELAKKSAAEAEDKGASDT; encoded by the coding sequence ATGACCCAACCATTGCAGCTCTCGCCGGAGACCGCCGTGAAGCTGGCCAAAGAGCTGAATGTCCCGCTGGAGCATTTGATGCATATGCCGAAACATATTTTGCTGCAGAAAATCGCGGAGCTTGCGAAAAAATCGGCCGCCGAGGCTGAAGATAAAGGAGCTTCCGACACGTGA